The Puntigrus tetrazona isolate hp1 chromosome 3, ASM1883169v1, whole genome shotgun sequence genome contains a region encoding:
- the LOC122341497 gene encoding G-protein coupled receptor family C group 5 member B, protein MELLSGGQRSNGSRPAGCGLTLPPEFWPLCDGWGIAVQTVSGAGLVSCVALMLALLGSACASGSSAVALMLFLLATAGIFSLPYCFLVALSSQTCPARVFAFSVLFSLVFGALLARGLALLGVVLVRGWREVGVVAALGLVQVIVAAEWLLVVLTRDEKTCQFSRPEFVMLQIYVMVLLAAGLATALLCLRHSCFSYSYSSSGHPRRRSKLRAALLVLTLLLSAIVWIVWVTLLVLGSRGPLWDEPVICAALTVNGWVLLLGHGFPQVLLMCERTAPARDPPLDLTGWRSPKTGADNHDFQTDTDTRRGTDLTVSGVFMREISADKDYSIPRPSTTNITYEE, encoded by the coding sequence ATGGAGCTCCTGTCcgggggtcagaggtcaaacgGCTCACGTCCGGCGGGCTGCGGCTTGACTCTTCCTCCTGAGTTCTGGCCGCTGTGTGATGGATGGGGTATTGCGGTGCAGACTGTGTCCGGCGCAGGGTTGGTCAGCTGTGTGGCGCTGATGCTTGCGCTGCTGGGGTCGGCGTGTGCGTCTGGCTCATCGGCGGTGGCGCTAATGCTCTTCCTGCTAGCGACGGCTGGAATATTCTCCCTTCCCTACTGCTTCCTTGTGGCCCTGTCCTCGCAGACGTGCCCGGCTCGGGTGTTTGCGTTCAGCGTGCTCTTCAGCCTGGTGTTCGGAGCTCTGCTAGCGCGTGGGCTAGCGCTGCTGGGCGTGGTACTAGTGCGTGGCTGGAGGGAGGTGGGCGTGGTCGCGGCGCTAGGGCTAGTGCAGGTCATCGTAGCGGCCGAGTGGCTGCTGGTGGTGCTGACGCGTGATGAAAAGACCTGCCAGTTCTCACGGCCTGAGTTCGTCATGCTCCAGATCTACGTGATGGTGCTGCTAGCCGCGGGGCTAGCGACGGCCCTGCTCTGCCTCCGGCACTCCTGCTTCAGTTACAGCTACAGCTCCAGTGGGCATCCGCGGCGGCGGAGCAAACTGCGTGCAGCGCTGCTGGTGCTGACACTACTGCTGAGCGCCATCGTCTGGATCGTCTGGGTCACGCTCCTCGTGCTCGGGAGCCGCGGGCCACTCTGGGACGAGCCCGTCATCTGCGCGGCGCTAACTGTTAACGGCTGGGTGCTGCTGCTGGGACATGGCTTCCCTCAGGTCCTGCTGATGTGCGAGCGCACCGCTCCTGCCAGAGACCCGCCACTGGACCTCACCGGCTGGAGGAGCCCCAAGACCGGCGCCGACAACCACGACTTCCAGACGGACACAGACACCAGGAGAG
- the pde6hb gene encoding retinal cone rhodopsin-sensitive cGMP 3',5'-cyclic phosphodiesterase subunit gamma translates to MNAAPPAGSALATPASTAGPTTPKKGPPKFKQRQTRTFKSKAPKPGQKGFGDDIPGMEGLGTDITVVCPWEAFGDMELSDLAKYGII, encoded by the exons ATGAACGCGGCTCCTCCTGCAGGAAGTGCTCTGGCCACACCCGCCAGCACCGCCGGACCAACCACGCCCAAGAAGGGGCCGCCCAAGTTCAAGCAAAGACAGACACGTACCTTCAAGAGCAAGGCCCCCAAGCCCGGACAGAAAGG GTTCGGTGATGACATTCCTGGTATGGAGGGTCTCGGCACAG ACATCACTGTGGTGTGCCCATGGGAAGCGTTTGGAGACATGGAGCTCAGCGATCTGGCCAAATATGGCATTATATAA
- the LOC122331854 gene encoding matrix Gla protein: MSVTLHCVFLCVSLALGACYDSQESRESYEVFVNPYQANTFMRSPQNANYNQYFYRRMKSPAERRAEICEDYSPCRLFAQRYGSPMAYQVYFGAQQLKPNPHVHHY, encoded by the exons ATGAGTGTTACTCTtcactgtgtgtttctgtgtgtttctctggcACTTGGCGCTTGTTATG ATTCTCAGGAGAGCCGCGAGTCATACGAGG tatttGTGAATCCATATCAGGCAAACACTTTCATGAGGAGTCCACAAAATGCCAACTACAACCAATACTTCTACAGGag gatGAAGTCTCCGGCCGAGCGGCGGGCCGAGATCTGTGAGGATTATTCGCCGTGTCGTCTCTTTGCGCAGCGCTACGGATCACCAATGGCCTATCAAGTGTACTTCGGCGCTCAGCAGCTCAAGCCCAATCCACACGTGCATCACTACTAA
- the LOC122341872 gene encoding osteocalcin, translating to MKSLTLLIFCCVIAACLSAGLPDTKSVSPAESRSDDGVFMKQDVASTVVRQKRAGTAPADLTVAQLESLKEVCEANLACEHMMDVSGIIAAYTAYYGPIPY from the exons ATGAAGAGCCTCACACTCCTGATCTTCTGCTGCGTGATAGCTGCATGTCTGAGCgcag GTCTTCCTGACACTAAGTCAGTGAGTCCTGCAGAATCTCGCAGTGATGATG GTGTGTTTATGAAACAAGATGTGGCCTCAACAGTCGTGAGACAGAAGAGAGCAGGAACAGCACCTGCAGACCTGACTGTGGCTCAGCTGgagag TCTGAAGGAAGTGTGTGAAGCGAACCTGGCCTGTGAGCACATGATGGATGTGTCCGGCATCATTGCAGCCTACACTGCGTACTATGGGCCCATTCCCTACTAG
- the LOC122342110 gene encoding WW domain-binding protein 11, with the protein MGRRSTSSTKSGKFMNPTDQARKEARKRELKKNKKQRMMVRAAVLKMKDPRQIIRDMEKLDEMEFNPVQQPLLNEKVLRDKRKKLRETFERIVRLYERENPEMYKELRKLEVEYETKRGQLSLYFDSVKNAESVEVDSIPLPDMPHAPSSILIQDIPLPGAQPPSILKKNSALGKGSALSAAALAGVPRLPPGRKPPGPPPGPPPAQVLQLYANTRRTEGGGSDSEMMDTGGRDSDRDSDADDDSDSQDDSGAERDDADVDPRMMSDRHGDRDEERDRGDKHTGRSVRFADMPPPKEKRKRRVMKTKSITPLQAMMLRMAGQSIPEDEEEDDEEEYTDSEESDAEDQISTEATQSLVNPRLSVPAAPMAAQQPPPHMQAPPITGPPPLGPPPAPPMRPPGPPSGPPPGPPPGAPPFLRPPGLPAALRGPMPRMLPPGPPPGRPPGPLLDPTRSAPGPQRTPPRLPPQPLVRMPPAPPPRMAPPLSLFPPPLNPNVLSAPPSIRQKSPVATTSSSDSAPLIPPARGSAHQMPPPPGTTPTIEKRATVSGPGASLAPPGGATISAKPQIINPKTEVTRFVPTALRVRRDRAPGRRDEEPPKPAAAAKPSQPPGAAPPGLKTKDQMYEAFMREMEGLL; encoded by the exons ATGGGTCGGCGCTCTACCTCCTCCACCAAGAGTGGGAAGTTCATGAACCCCACGGATCAGGCCA GGAAGGAGGCGCGCAAGAGAGAGCTCAAGAAG AACAAGAAGCAGAGGATGATGGTCCGAGCAGCAGTGTTGAAGATGAAAGACCCACGTCAGATCATCCGAGACATGGAGAAACTTGATGAAATGG agTTCAATCCGGTGCAGCAGCCGCTGCTGAATGAGAAAGTTCTGCGAGACAAACGTAAGAAGCTGCGTGAGACGTTTGAGCGAATCGTCCGTCTGTACGAGCGAGAGAATCCAGAGATGTACAAAGAGCTGCGCAAGCTGGAGGTGGAGTACGAGACCAAGAGAGGACAGCTGTCACTCTACTTCGACTCCgtcaag AATGCTGAATCTGTGGAGGTGGACAGTATTCCTCTTCCAGACATGCCTCACGCTCCATCCAGCATCCTGATCCAGGACATTCCCCTTCCTGGAGCTCAGCCACCCTCCATCCTGAAGAAGAACTCGGCCCTCGG GAAGGGCTCAGCGTTGTCAGCAGCCGCTCTAGCAGGAGTTCCTCGTCTCCCGCCAGGACGCAAACCTCCGGGACCCCCGCCGGGGCCACCGCCTGCACAGGTCCTGCAGCTATACGCTAACACCCGCCGCACAG AAGGCGGCGGGTCAGACTCTGAGATGATGGACACCGGAGGGAGAGACAGCGACAGAGACAGCGACGCAGACGACGACAGCGACTCGCAGGATGATAGCGGCGCAGAGAGAGACGACGCAGATGTTGACCCCAGAATGATGTCTGATCGCCATGGCGACAGAGACGAGGAGCGCGACCGGGGCGATAAACACACGG GTCGCAGCGTACGATTCGCTGACATGCCTCCGCCcaaagagaagaggaagaggagggtgaTGAAGACGAAGAGCATCACTCCACTGCAGGCCATGATGCTTCGGATGGCAG GTCAGTCTATCccggaggatgaggaggaggacgaCGAAGAGGAGTACACAGACTCTGAGGAGTCGGATGCTGAGGATCAGATCTCCACAGAAGCCACTCAGTCATTGGTCAATCCCAGACTTTCTGTTCCAGCTGCACCAATGGCAGCACAGCAGCCTCCCCCACACATGCAGGCTCCACCAATCACAGGGCCACCTCCTTTAGGACCACCTCCTGCTCCTCCAATGAGGCCTCCGGGACCTCCGTCAGGACCGCCCCCTGGACCACCTCCCG GTGCTCCTCCTTTCCTGAGGCCCCCTGGACTCCCTGCGGCCCTCAGGGGCCCCATGCCACGCATGCTGCCTCCGGGGCCCCCTCCAGGGCGACCACCCGGACCCCTCCTGGACCCCACCAGGTCTGCCCCCGGCCCCCAGAGGACCCCACCACGCCTGCCGCCCCAGCCcctggtga GAATGCCCCCGGCCCCTCCGCCCCGTATGGCTCCACCCCTCTCTCTGTTCCCGCCTCCACTGAATCCCAACGTGCTCAGCGCTCCACCCAGCATCCGGCAGAAGTCACCTGTGGCAACGACCTCCTCCAGCGACTCCGCCCCCCTCATCCCACCGGCCCGAGGCTCCGCCCACCAGATGCCACCCCCTCCTGGCACTACGCCCACCATCGAGAAGCGAGCCACGGTCTCGGGCCCCGGGGCGTCCTTGGCCCCGCCAGGTGGAGCCACCATCTCAGCCAAACCACAGATCATCAACCCCAAGACGGAGGTGACCCGCTTTGTGCCCACGGCGCTCCGTGTGCGCAGGGACCGGGCCCCGGGCCGCAGGGACGAAGAGCCACCCAAACCAGCCGCCGCAGCCAAGCCCAGCCAGCCGCCCGGAGCTGCGCCGCCCGGCCTCAAGACCAAGGACCAGATGTACGAGGCCTTCATGCGCGAGATGGAGGGCCTGCTGTGA